One stretch of Scophthalmus maximus strain ysfricsl-2021 chromosome 12, ASM2237912v1, whole genome shotgun sequence DNA includes these proteins:
- the LOC118320398 gene encoding CXXC-type zinc finger protein 5-like, whose protein sequence is MSGMTSGMCVESDLSSMLQRSSAPSHHHPNHHVYGGQTQVSSLGQMLDYTTEMDRYRSSIANFYKTNVNMNMNVSNFPQSAKLAARLAAATPIFPPSAARLGTMATAPWGCHDNMNVNMNHPAAVFWSRPKPVATAPTHHHHHHHPATQGHMTSSHSHSTSMHHGGGGAGGAAGGGGGSSEGGGAEKHTASSLPVTQGAAHPHAMAASNGNFLPGYSGGAEGGIMNKQGHAHPDMMGLSDGGNCNGGGVMGSSFLGGLGLPPGVIVMAMGSAGGGISDAGSAFQMTSGQRALTDCQQHANSSPCPSSSSPSSSVVTAGGVALSSSASSSSGAVAKRKRKRCGVCGPCRRLINCGVCSSCRNRKTGHQICKFRKCDELKKKPAGGGGALERPPSVPTGEAFRWFF, encoded by the exons ATGTCGGGCATGACGAGCGGCATGTGTGTGGAGAGCGACCTCTCCTCGATGCTCCAgagaagctccgccccctcccacCATCACCCAAATCACCACGTGTACGGCGGACAGACGCAG GTGTCGAGTTTGGGCCAGATGCTGGACTACACCACAGAGATGGACCGTTACCGGTCGTCCATCGCCAACTTCTACAAAACCAACgtcaacatgaacatgaacgtCTCGAATTTCCCCCAGTCTGCCAAGCTGGCGGCCCGTTTGGCGGCGGCTACCCCCATCTTCCCCCCGAGCGCTGCCAGGCTAGGCACCATGGCGACGGCGCCTTGGGGCTGCCATGACAACATGAACGTGAACATGAACCACCCGGCGGCCGTGTTCTGGAGCCGGCCCAAACCTGTGGCAACTGCGCCGAcgcatcaccaccatcaccaccaccctgCGACACAGGGTCACATGACCTCCTCACACTCCCACAGTACCAGCATGCACCACGGCGGCGGGGGGGCGGGAGGggcggcaggaggaggtggcgggagtagtgaggggggaggagctgaaaaacacactgcctcctcacttcctgtcacacagGGAGCAGCACACCCTCACGCCATGGCGGCGAGCAATGGGAACTTTCTCCCTGGTTACAGCGGCGGTGCGGAAGGCGGCATCATGAACAAGCAGGGACACGCCCACCCGGACATGATGGGCCTATCAGATGGCGGGAACTGCAATGGGGGAGGGGTGATGGGTAGTAGCTTCCTGGGGGGACTGGGATTACCCCCTGGGGTCATTGTAATGGCGATGGGGTCGGCAGGGGGCGGGATCTCAGATGCCGGCAGCGCCTTCCAGATGACTAGCGGCCAGCGGGCTCTCACGGACTGCCAGCAGCACGCCAactcctccccctgcccctcctcctcctcgccctcctcgtcGGTGGTGACGGCGGGGGGCGTGGCCTTATCCTCATCGGCGTCCTCGTCATCGGGGGCGGTGgccaagaggaagaggaagcggTGTGGCGTGTGCGGGCCGTGTCGGCGACTGATCAACTGCGGCGTCTGCTCGTCCTGTCGCAACAGGAAGACGGGTCACCAGATCTGCAAGTTCAGGAAGTGCGATGAGCTGAAGAAGAAACcggcgggaggagggggggcgctggag CGGCCGCCGTCCGTCCCGACCGGCGAAGCGTTCCGTTGGTTCTTCTAG
- the LOC118319988 gene encoding uncharacterized protein LOC118319988 isoform X3, with product MGRSGFALLCAFTLPLLGVRSAVTGSPPGSPPGSPPPGSPPGSPPGSPPPGSPPGSPPPGSPPGSPPPGSPPGSPPPGSPPGSPPPGKTGRVFAVAGQDAVLWPQHVLPRHRSTSSRVTVEWSRVDLPSALVVYISRNGEELVKDKDAAYQGRTSATGDGSLKLLRVTRRDSGTYMCKVFRSSTMEDKVNVSLVVGEVSDVNVTLQRTSSNQLLVHCESSGWSPKPLVSLLNANGDVLPAQREFSVGPDQLYSVGAHLEVEADKGSGTLTCRVQIPGSSLAKEQTIHVTDQFRPVEACPECWIYAVLPIVFIIATVTVLLLGYHVNKDKLKKWRSALWSLKDQQALPRSESQPAQQGPCGPGSHLLDPAPQDHVEVKHSPSGEKALASDDRYKVYGDVLLVETTGASDLTVDANKNQLIVAVSGQLLSGVAASEELARSDLAEMAKYKRDIVSVGQSLSVHPALIAAIISRQSRAGTSLKPGGFGKTDPNCFGLMQINKHYHAVKGNPHSRDHVDQGVTFLIQLLKTMRRKKPNWTPEQQLKGALGCYISGEEKIIPLARPEEVDGETPRGDFPSDVVARAHWFARNGY from the exons ATGGGTCGCTCGGGGTTCGCGCTCCTGTGCGCGTTCACGCTGCCGCTCCTCGGCGTCCGCTCCGCGGTCACAG GCTCACCACCTGGCTCACCACCTGGCTCACCACCACCTGGCTCACCACCTGGCTCACCACCTGGCTCACCACCACCTGGCTCACCACCTGGCTCACCACCACCTGGCTCACCACCTGGCTCACCACCACCTGGCTCACCACCTGGCTCACCACCACCTGGCTCACCACCTGGCTCACCACCACCTGGCAAAACTGGAAGGGTCTTTGCAGTTGCCGGTCAAGATGCCGTCCTGTGGCCTCAGCACGTCCTCCCACGTCACAGGAGCACGTCCTCCCGCGTCACGGTGGAGTGGTCACGGGTGGATCTGCCGTCCGCATTGGTGGTTTACATTTCCCGCAACGGAGAAGAGCTCGTGAAGGACAAGGACGCGGCGTACCAAGGGAGGACGTCTGCAACCGGGGACGGGTCTCTGAAGCTGCTCAGGGTCACACGGCGGGACAGCGGCACCTACAT GTGCAAAGTTTTTAGATCCTCAACGATGGAAGACAAAGTGAACGTCTCTCTGGTTGTTG GTGAGGTGTCCGACGTCAACGTGACATTGCAGCGGACTTCGTCCAACCAGCTGCTGGTTCACTGCGAGTCCAGCGGCTGGAGCCCAAAGCCGCTGGTTTCTCTGCTGAACGCCAACGGGGACGTCCTCCCCGCTCAGAGGGAGTTCTCGGTGGGACCGGACCAGCTCTACTCTGTTGGGGCTCACCTGGAGGTGGAAGCAGACAAAG GAAGTGGAACCCTGACCTGTCGAGTGCAGATACCCGGGAGCAGCCTGGCGAAGGAGCAAACGATTCATGTCACAG ATCAATTTCGTCCTGTGGAGGCGTGTCCTGAATGTTGGATCTATGCTGTGCTGCCAATCGTCTTCATCATCGCCACGGTGACCGTCCTCCTGCTCGGTTATCATGTTAACAAGGACAAGCTCAAGAAGTGGCGATCTGCGCTGTGGTCTCTGAAGG ATCAACAAGCATTACCACGCAGTGAAAGTCAACCAGCACAGCAGGGACCATGTGGACCAGGGAGTCACCTTCTTGATCCAGCTCCTCAAGACCATGTGGAGGTCAAACATTCTCCGTCTGGTG AGAAAGCGTTAGCAAGTGATGACAGATACAAAG TGTACGGAGACGTCCTCCTGGTGGAAACTACAGGCGCTTCGGATTTAACAGTGGATGCAAACAAAAACCAACTGATCGTCGCCG TCTCAGGTCAACTTCTGTCTGGAGTCGCTGCTTCTGAGGAGCTGGCGAGGAGTGACCTGGCGGAGATGGCCAAGTACAAGAGGGATATCGTCAGTGTGGGACAGTC ACTCAGTGTCCACCCTGCCCTCATCGCCGCCATCATCTCCAGACAGTCTCGGGCTGGAACCAGCCTGAAACCAGGAGGCTTTGGAAAGACAGACCCCAACTGCTTCGGCctcatgcag ATCAACAAGCATTACCACGCAGTGAAAGGCAACCCGCACAGCAGGGACCATGTGGACCAGGGAGTCACCTTCTTGATCCAGCTCCTCAAGACCATGCGGAGGAAGAAGCCCAACTGGACCccggagcagcagctgaaag GAGCGTTGGGCTGCTACATCTCAGGTGAGGAAAAAATCATCCCGTTGGCTCGTCCCGAGGAGGTGGACGGCGAGACGCCGCGCGGGGACTTCCCCAGCGACGTGGTCGCCAGAGCTCACTGGTTCGCCCGCAACGGCTACTGA
- the LOC118319988 gene encoding uncharacterized protein LOC118319988 isoform X4: protein MGRSGFALLCAFTLPLLGVRSAVTGSPPGSPPGSPPPGSPPGSPPGSPPPGSPPGSPPPGSPPGSPPPGSPPGSPPPGSPPGSPPPGKTGRVFAVAGQDAVLWPQHVLPRHRSTSSRVTVEWSRVDLPSALVVYISRNGEELVKDKDAAYQGRTSATGDGSLKLLRVTRRDSGTYMCKVFRSSTMEDKVNVSLVVGEVSDVNVTLQRTSSNQLLVHCESSGWSPKPLVSLLNANGDVLPAQREFSVGPDQLYSVGAHLEVEADKGSGTLTCRVQIPGSSLAKEQTIHVTDQFRPVEACPECWIYAVLPIVFIIATVTVLLLGYHVNKDKLKKWRSALWSLKDQQALPRSESQPAQQGPCGPGSHLLDPAPQDHVEVKHSPSEKALASDDRYKVYGDVLLVETTGASDLTVDANKNQLIVAVSGQLLSGVAASEELARSDLAEMAKYKRDIVSVGQSLSVHPALIAAIISRQSRAGTSLKPGGFGKTDPNCFGLMQINKHYHAVKGNPHSRDHVDQGVTFLIQLLKTMRRKKPNWTPEQQLKGALGCYISGEEKIIPLARPEEVDGETPRGDFPSDVVARAHWFARNGY, encoded by the exons ATGGGTCGCTCGGGGTTCGCGCTCCTGTGCGCGTTCACGCTGCCGCTCCTCGGCGTCCGCTCCGCGGTCACAG GCTCACCACCTGGCTCACCACCTGGCTCACCACCACCTGGCTCACCACCTGGCTCACCACCTGGCTCACCACCACCTGGCTCACCACCTGGCTCACCACCACCTGGCTCACCACCTGGCTCACCACCACCTGGCTCACCACCTGGCTCACCACCACCTGGCTCACCACCTGGCTCACCACCACCTGGCAAAACTGGAAGGGTCTTTGCAGTTGCCGGTCAAGATGCCGTCCTGTGGCCTCAGCACGTCCTCCCACGTCACAGGAGCACGTCCTCCCGCGTCACGGTGGAGTGGTCACGGGTGGATCTGCCGTCCGCATTGGTGGTTTACATTTCCCGCAACGGAGAAGAGCTCGTGAAGGACAAGGACGCGGCGTACCAAGGGAGGACGTCTGCAACCGGGGACGGGTCTCTGAAGCTGCTCAGGGTCACACGGCGGGACAGCGGCACCTACAT GTGCAAAGTTTTTAGATCCTCAACGATGGAAGACAAAGTGAACGTCTCTCTGGTTGTTG GTGAGGTGTCCGACGTCAACGTGACATTGCAGCGGACTTCGTCCAACCAGCTGCTGGTTCACTGCGAGTCCAGCGGCTGGAGCCCAAAGCCGCTGGTTTCTCTGCTGAACGCCAACGGGGACGTCCTCCCCGCTCAGAGGGAGTTCTCGGTGGGACCGGACCAGCTCTACTCTGTTGGGGCTCACCTGGAGGTGGAAGCAGACAAAG GAAGTGGAACCCTGACCTGTCGAGTGCAGATACCCGGGAGCAGCCTGGCGAAGGAGCAAACGATTCATGTCACAG ATCAATTTCGTCCTGTGGAGGCGTGTCCTGAATGTTGGATCTATGCTGTGCTGCCAATCGTCTTCATCATCGCCACGGTGACCGTCCTCCTGCTCGGTTATCATGTTAACAAGGACAAGCTCAAGAAGTGGCGATCTGCGCTGTGGTCTCTGAAGG ATCAACAAGCATTACCACGCAGTGAAAGTCAACCAGCACAGCAGGGACCATGTGGACCAGGGAGTCACCTTCTTGATCCAGCTCCTCAAGACCATGTGGAGGTCAAACATTCTCCGTCTG AGAAAGCGTTAGCAAGTGATGACAGATACAAAG TGTACGGAGACGTCCTCCTGGTGGAAACTACAGGCGCTTCGGATTTAACAGTGGATGCAAACAAAAACCAACTGATCGTCGCCG TCTCAGGTCAACTTCTGTCTGGAGTCGCTGCTTCTGAGGAGCTGGCGAGGAGTGACCTGGCGGAGATGGCCAAGTACAAGAGGGATATCGTCAGTGTGGGACAGTC ACTCAGTGTCCACCCTGCCCTCATCGCCGCCATCATCTCCAGACAGTCTCGGGCTGGAACCAGCCTGAAACCAGGAGGCTTTGGAAAGACAGACCCCAACTGCTTCGGCctcatgcag ATCAACAAGCATTACCACGCAGTGAAAGGCAACCCGCACAGCAGGGACCATGTGGACCAGGGAGTCACCTTCTTGATCCAGCTCCTCAAGACCATGCGGAGGAAGAAGCCCAACTGGACCccggagcagcagctgaaag GAGCGTTGGGCTGCTACATCTCAGGTGAGGAAAAAATCATCCCGTTGGCTCGTCCCGAGGAGGTGGACGGCGAGACGCCGCGCGGGGACTTCCCCAGCGACGTGGTCGCCAGAGCTCACTGGTTCGCCCGCAACGGCTACTGA
- the LOC118319988 gene encoding uncharacterized protein LOC118319988 isoform X2, whose translation MGRSGFALLCAFTLPLLGVRSAVTGSPPGSPPGSPPPGSPPGSPPGSPPPGSPPGSPPPGSPPGSPPPGSPPGSPPPGSPPGSPPPGKTGRVFAVAGQDAVLWPQHVLPRHRSTSSRVTVEWSRVDLPSALVVYISRNGEELVKDKDAAYQGRTSATGDGSLKLLRVTRRDSGTYMCKVFRSSTMEDKVNVSLVVGEVSDVNVTLQRTSSNQLLVHCESSGWSPKPLVSLLNANGDVLPAQREFSVGPDQLYSVGAHLEVEADKGSGTLTCRVQIPGSSLAKEQTIHVTDQFRPVEACPECWIYAVLPIVFIIATVTVLLLGYHVNKDKLKKWRSALWSLKAFYCRGRADQQALPRSESQPAQQGPCGPGSHLLDPAPQDHVEVKHSPSEKALASDDRYKVYGDVLLVETTGASDLTVDANKNQLIVAVSGQLLSGVAASEELARSDLAEMAKYKRDIVSVGQSLSVHPALIAAIISRQSRAGTSLKPGGFGKTDPNCFGLMQINKHYHAVKGNPHSRDHVDQGVTFLIQLLKTMRRKKPNWTPEQQLKGALGCYISGEEKIIPLARPEEVDGETPRGDFPSDVVARAHWFARNGY comes from the exons ATGGGTCGCTCGGGGTTCGCGCTCCTGTGCGCGTTCACGCTGCCGCTCCTCGGCGTCCGCTCCGCGGTCACAG GCTCACCACCTGGCTCACCACCTGGCTCACCACCACCTGGCTCACCACCTGGCTCACCACCTGGCTCACCACCACCTGGCTCACCACCTGGCTCACCACCACCTGGCTCACCACCTGGCTCACCACCACCTGGCTCACCACCTGGCTCACCACCACCTGGCTCACCACCTGGCTCACCACCACCTGGCAAAACTGGAAGGGTCTTTGCAGTTGCCGGTCAAGATGCCGTCCTGTGGCCTCAGCACGTCCTCCCACGTCACAGGAGCACGTCCTCCCGCGTCACGGTGGAGTGGTCACGGGTGGATCTGCCGTCCGCATTGGTGGTTTACATTTCCCGCAACGGAGAAGAGCTCGTGAAGGACAAGGACGCGGCGTACCAAGGGAGGACGTCTGCAACCGGGGACGGGTCTCTGAAGCTGCTCAGGGTCACACGGCGGGACAGCGGCACCTACAT GTGCAAAGTTTTTAGATCCTCAACGATGGAAGACAAAGTGAACGTCTCTCTGGTTGTTG GTGAGGTGTCCGACGTCAACGTGACATTGCAGCGGACTTCGTCCAACCAGCTGCTGGTTCACTGCGAGTCCAGCGGCTGGAGCCCAAAGCCGCTGGTTTCTCTGCTGAACGCCAACGGGGACGTCCTCCCCGCTCAGAGGGAGTTCTCGGTGGGACCGGACCAGCTCTACTCTGTTGGGGCTCACCTGGAGGTGGAAGCAGACAAAG GAAGTGGAACCCTGACCTGTCGAGTGCAGATACCCGGGAGCAGCCTGGCGAAGGAGCAAACGATTCATGTCACAG ATCAATTTCGTCCTGTGGAGGCGTGTCCTGAATGTTGGATCTATGCTGTGCTGCCAATCGTCTTCATCATCGCCACGGTGACCGTCCTCCTGCTCGGTTATCATGTTAACAAGGACAAGCTCAAGAAGTGGCGATCTGCGCTGTGGTCTCTGAAGG CTTTCTActgtagaggcagagctg ATCAACAAGCATTACCACGCAGTGAAAGTCAACCAGCACAGCAGGGACCATGTGGACCAGGGAGTCACCTTCTTGATCCAGCTCCTCAAGACCATGTGGAGGTCAAACATTCTCCGTCTG AGAAAGCGTTAGCAAGTGATGACAGATACAAAG TGTACGGAGACGTCCTCCTGGTGGAAACTACAGGCGCTTCGGATTTAACAGTGGATGCAAACAAAAACCAACTGATCGTCGCCG TCTCAGGTCAACTTCTGTCTGGAGTCGCTGCTTCTGAGGAGCTGGCGAGGAGTGACCTGGCGGAGATGGCCAAGTACAAGAGGGATATCGTCAGTGTGGGACAGTC ACTCAGTGTCCACCCTGCCCTCATCGCCGCCATCATCTCCAGACAGTCTCGGGCTGGAACCAGCCTGAAACCAGGAGGCTTTGGAAAGACAGACCCCAACTGCTTCGGCctcatgcag ATCAACAAGCATTACCACGCAGTGAAAGGCAACCCGCACAGCAGGGACCATGTGGACCAGGGAGTCACCTTCTTGATCCAGCTCCTCAAGACCATGCGGAGGAAGAAGCCCAACTGGACCccggagcagcagctgaaag GAGCGTTGGGCTGCTACATCTCAGGTGAGGAAAAAATCATCCCGTTGGCTCGTCCCGAGGAGGTGGACGGCGAGACGCCGCGCGGGGACTTCCCCAGCGACGTGGTCGCCAGAGCTCACTGGTTCGCCCGCAACGGCTACTGA
- the LOC118319988 gene encoding uncharacterized protein LOC118319988 isoform X1, whose amino-acid sequence MGRSGFALLCAFTLPLLGVRSAVTGSPPGSPPGSPPPGSPPGSPPGSPPPGSPPGSPPPGSPPGSPPPGSPPGSPPPGSPPGSPPPGKTGRVFAVAGQDAVLWPQHVLPRHRSTSSRVTVEWSRVDLPSALVVYISRNGEELVKDKDAAYQGRTSATGDGSLKLLRVTRRDSGTYMCKVFRSSTMEDKVNVSLVVGEVSDVNVTLQRTSSNQLLVHCESSGWSPKPLVSLLNANGDVLPAQREFSVGPDQLYSVGAHLEVEADKGSGTLTCRVQIPGSSLAKEQTIHVTDQFRPVEACPECWIYAVLPIVFIIATVTVLLLGYHVNKDKLKKWRSALWSLKAFYCRGRADQQALPRSESQPAQQGPCGPGSHLLDPAPQDHVEVKHSPSGEKALASDDRYKVYGDVLLVETTGASDLTVDANKNQLIVAVSGQLLSGVAASEELARSDLAEMAKYKRDIVSVGQSLSVHPALIAAIISRQSRAGTSLKPGGFGKTDPNCFGLMQINKHYHAVKGNPHSRDHVDQGVTFLIQLLKTMRRKKPNWTPEQQLKGALGCYISGEEKIIPLARPEEVDGETPRGDFPSDVVARAHWFARNGY is encoded by the exons ATGGGTCGCTCGGGGTTCGCGCTCCTGTGCGCGTTCACGCTGCCGCTCCTCGGCGTCCGCTCCGCGGTCACAG GCTCACCACCTGGCTCACCACCTGGCTCACCACCACCTGGCTCACCACCTGGCTCACCACCTGGCTCACCACCACCTGGCTCACCACCTGGCTCACCACCACCTGGCTCACCACCTGGCTCACCACCACCTGGCTCACCACCTGGCTCACCACCACCTGGCTCACCACCTGGCTCACCACCACCTGGCAAAACTGGAAGGGTCTTTGCAGTTGCCGGTCAAGATGCCGTCCTGTGGCCTCAGCACGTCCTCCCACGTCACAGGAGCACGTCCTCCCGCGTCACGGTGGAGTGGTCACGGGTGGATCTGCCGTCCGCATTGGTGGTTTACATTTCCCGCAACGGAGAAGAGCTCGTGAAGGACAAGGACGCGGCGTACCAAGGGAGGACGTCTGCAACCGGGGACGGGTCTCTGAAGCTGCTCAGGGTCACACGGCGGGACAGCGGCACCTACAT GTGCAAAGTTTTTAGATCCTCAACGATGGAAGACAAAGTGAACGTCTCTCTGGTTGTTG GTGAGGTGTCCGACGTCAACGTGACATTGCAGCGGACTTCGTCCAACCAGCTGCTGGTTCACTGCGAGTCCAGCGGCTGGAGCCCAAAGCCGCTGGTTTCTCTGCTGAACGCCAACGGGGACGTCCTCCCCGCTCAGAGGGAGTTCTCGGTGGGACCGGACCAGCTCTACTCTGTTGGGGCTCACCTGGAGGTGGAAGCAGACAAAG GAAGTGGAACCCTGACCTGTCGAGTGCAGATACCCGGGAGCAGCCTGGCGAAGGAGCAAACGATTCATGTCACAG ATCAATTTCGTCCTGTGGAGGCGTGTCCTGAATGTTGGATCTATGCTGTGCTGCCAATCGTCTTCATCATCGCCACGGTGACCGTCCTCCTGCTCGGTTATCATGTTAACAAGGACAAGCTCAAGAAGTGGCGATCTGCGCTGTGGTCTCTGAAGG CTTTCTActgtagaggcagagctg ATCAACAAGCATTACCACGCAGTGAAAGTCAACCAGCACAGCAGGGACCATGTGGACCAGGGAGTCACCTTCTTGATCCAGCTCCTCAAGACCATGTGGAGGTCAAACATTCTCCGTCTGGTG AGAAAGCGTTAGCAAGTGATGACAGATACAAAG TGTACGGAGACGTCCTCCTGGTGGAAACTACAGGCGCTTCGGATTTAACAGTGGATGCAAACAAAAACCAACTGATCGTCGCCG TCTCAGGTCAACTTCTGTCTGGAGTCGCTGCTTCTGAGGAGCTGGCGAGGAGTGACCTGGCGGAGATGGCCAAGTACAAGAGGGATATCGTCAGTGTGGGACAGTC ACTCAGTGTCCACCCTGCCCTCATCGCCGCCATCATCTCCAGACAGTCTCGGGCTGGAACCAGCCTGAAACCAGGAGGCTTTGGAAAGACAGACCCCAACTGCTTCGGCctcatgcag ATCAACAAGCATTACCACGCAGTGAAAGGCAACCCGCACAGCAGGGACCATGTGGACCAGGGAGTCACCTTCTTGATCCAGCTCCTCAAGACCATGCGGAGGAAGAAGCCCAACTGGACCccggagcagcagctgaaag GAGCGTTGGGCTGCTACATCTCAGGTGAGGAAAAAATCATCCCGTTGGCTCGTCCCGAGGAGGTGGACGGCGAGACGCCGCGCGGGGACTTCCCCAGCGACGTGGTCGCCAGAGCTCACTGGTTCGCCCGCAACGGCTACTGA